In Vitis vinifera cultivar Pinot Noir 40024 chromosome 17, ASM3070453v1, one genomic interval encodes:
- the LOC100255902 gene encoding large ribosomal subunit protein eL8y: MAPKKGGKVLAQTKKKPEKVVNPLFEKRPKQFGIGGALPPKRDLHRFVKWPHVVRIQRKRRILKQRLKVPPALNQFTKTLDKNLATSLFKMLLKYRPEDKAAKKERLLKRAQSEAEGKTIEVKKPIVVKYGLNHVTYLIEQNKAQLVVIAHDVDPIELVVWLPALCRKMEIPYCIVKGKSRLGAIVHKKTAAVLCLTTVKNEDKLEFSKILEAIKANFNDKYDENRKKWGGGIMGSKSQAKTKAKEKLLAKEAAQRMS; the protein is encoded by the exons ATG GCTCCAAAGAAAGGTGGAAAAGTTTTGGCACAGACAAAGAAGAAACCT GAGAAGGTTGTAAATCCTCTATTTGAGAAGCGTCCAAAGCAGTTTGGAATCGGAGGAGCATTGCCTCCCAAGAGAGACTTGCACCGATTTGTGAAGTGGCCACATGTTGTTCGCATTCAGAGGAAGCGAAGGATCCTCAAGCAGCGGTTGAAGGTCCCACCAGCATTGAACCAGTTCACAAAGACTTTGGACAAAAACCTTG CAACAAGCCTTTTCAAGATGCTTCTCAAGTACCGTCCAGAAGACAAAGCAGCAAAGAAGGAACGCCTTCTGAAAAGGGCACAGTCAGAGGCTGAAGGAAAAACCATTGAGGTTAAGAAGCCCATTGTTGTGAAATATGGGCTCAACCATGTCACCTACCTTATTGAGCAG AACAAGGCACAATTAGTGGTTATTGCTCATGATGTGGACCCGATAGAGTTGGTTGTGTGGCTTCCTGCCTTGTGCAGGAAGATGGAGATCCCTTACTGCATTGTGAAGGGGAAATCGCGCTTGGGAGCG ATTGTCcacaagaagactgcagctgttttgtGTTTGACAACAGTTAAGAATGAGGATAAGTTGGAGTTCAGCAAAATCCTCGAGGCAATCAAG GCAAACTTCAATGACAAGTACGATGAGAACAGGAAGAAATGGGGAGGAGGGATCATGGGTTCCAAATCACAAGCCAAAACCAAGGCCAAGGAGAAGCTTCTTGCCAAGGAAGCTGCTCAGAGGATGTCCTAG